CCTAACAGCACCTCTCCCCGCAGTTCCCCCAGTGCAGATCACGGCGCGTCTGCCCTGGACGCCCAAGGTGCGGCAGAAGGACATTGATCAGTTCTTGGACATTTCGCGAAACAAATTCATTGGCTACTCCCTGATTGGGGATCACGAGAGCCTGGCGGGCCTACCGCAGCCCATACACGAGGGCTTCAAGACCCTGCAGCGGCATATGTACATGAGTCTGGCGGATATGCAGATaaagaaggaggaggacaTTGCCAGGAATCCCATTTCCACGCACGAGGATGAGATCAAGCTAACGCCAGCAGAAATCCTGTACCAGGCAATCCTGCCCAACCTCCCGCAATACATGATAGCCCTGCTGAAGGTGTTGCTCGCGGCCTCGCCCACGTCCAAGTCCAAGACGGAGAGCATCAACATAATGGCTGATGTGCTGCCCAAGAAGATGCCGCTGACGGCCACACAGTCGACCAAGCTGACAGTGGACATGGGCAGGCACAAGGAGATCATTGTCAAGGCCGTCTCGGCCATTATCTTGCTCTACTTGAAGCACTTCAAAATCAATCACGTTTATCAGTTTGAGTTCATGTCGCAGCATTTGGTGTTCGCCAACTGCATTCCCTTGGTACTGAAGTTCTTCAATCAGACAATCACCGAGTACGTCAACACGAAGAACAACATCCCACTGCTCGACTTCCCCTCCTGCGTGATTGGGGAGCAGCCGGACCTAAGCGGCGACAGCTTCGTTTATGGAGCCGACATGTCCGACAAGCCCTATTCCTGGCGTAATGTCTTCTCGTGCATCAATCTGCTGCGCATCCTCAACAAGCTCATCAAATGGAAGCACTCGCGCGTCATGATGCTGGTTGTGTTCAAGTCGGCCCCCATCCTCAAGAAGACGCTCAAGGTTCGTCATGCCATGATGCAGCTGTATGTGCTAAAACTCCTCAAGATGCAGACCAAGTATTTGGGACGCCAGTGGCGCAAGTCTAACATGAAGACCATGAGCGCCATTTATTCCAAGGTGCGTCATCGCCTCAACGACGACTGGGCCTTTGGCAATGATCTCGAGTCGCGTCCCTGGGACTTCCAGGCGGAGGAGTGCACGCTGCGGGCCTGTGTGGATCGCTTCAATCTGCGACGCTATCCGGAGGCCACCCAGAAGTGCGGAGcgggtggtggcagcggcaacaacggcGGTGGGGGCACCGCTGCCCAGAATGCAGAGAACTCGCAGCAGTCCAACATGAATGCAGGCAACGGCTATGGTGGCAATAACGGAGGAGCCGACTCGAACGGATATGGGGGCAACAACGGAGGAGGCGGAAACAATAGTGGCAataatcagcagcagcagcagcttaaTGACTACGGTGTGGAAGGTGGCTTTCCCAGCGACGAGATTCTAACTCATTCGGACTTTGCCTTCTTTGGGCACTCCGGCTGGTGGGATCGCAAAGTGGAGCTGACAGATTACTTTAAGGCAAACTATGCGGTGTGGCTCGAAGAGGAGGTATACAACAGTCAAATCGACTGGGATGCCCTCTAAAAAACATAGTAGATCGTCGGTGAGTGGACCCTACGCGTGTCGCACACACCAATCTAACGAATACTGTATCTTTTACCCTTTTTACAGCCGCCTTTCTAGCTTGACTCATGGCGGCCCATATCCACACCGATAGCGCCGCTTCAGGCCATAGCTAGATCCACAACATATGCGACATATATAAACAGAAAAGTTATTACCATAATTCTAAGCATAATGAAGTACATTGATATAATCCATGTAGTCCCCCCGATCAAGATTGGAACAGCAAAACACTTACTCATGCAATTGGCAATAATACGGCAGGCCACGCTGCACCACTCCTATACTGCTCCTCACTATTCTAGCAGGATGCATATACAGTAACAGAATACCCTAACTAGCGATGACAAGAATGTATGTTTCACATTGGTAtacattttgtttaaatttaaatatttattatttttcttgttCTATAAAACACCCTATATCCTCCGGTTGGAATGCAGTAGATGGCTTCTGTAGcagaataaacaaattaattagttCGAAATGGATTCGATTCAATCATTTACATGTCTTGTGTGTTTCTTCCATAAAATCACCAATATGTTGCACTGTTTCTGTCTTGTCTTCAGAAGGAATTGCAGTGGCTAAGCGCTTACtccgtctctctttctctctatctctctctctctcgctcacactCTTCCTGGTGCAGTGTGCGCGCTCTGTCGCAGGGAAGCGAGATAGCAACACACGTACCATGCTGACTCGAGTACCAGGTATAAATGAGGCAAGTTGTTTATAAACTTTCGTTTATCTTTTCAGTTTCTGGTTAaatgtttctttattttcattatgtgtgggtgtgtgtgttttgtttcgcACAAGAAAAAATAGAGTTATATTGGTTTATAGTCGTCTTAGGGGCTAGCTTTAAACTTGGGGCGAAATATACACTAAAATATGTACAAGGTTCATCCATCATAGATAAGCATTTACATCGATATTCCATCGTAAATCCCAGACCAAGTGAACCATTTTCCAGTTGGTTTTCATTGCATTTCGGGGGAtgagaaaaataaaacataagtATGGTAATATAATACAGTTATATAATAGTTAGCACAGCTAAAGTATGAATTCCTGAACCGGGTTTCCTTCAATTTTCACAATTCACAATCCAATCTGGCGGCTGCAACGGATCATTCTCCGCACAGAGAGAGACTATCCATGTCATCACATCTCACCCACATAACAACTATCTTAAATACGAAATAAAACTAACTAATAAAAACGTtttacatatactcgtatgtatccCTTAAAGTAAGGTACATTGGGTTTTGAGCATGGATGCAAAATGGCAACGAGACATCGATCAGATTCCAAATATTTGTAGCCCCTTCTGCATCCTGCACTTAAAACCACTTGCTAATCTACAGGCTTTATTTCCTACTACTGCTCCATGGGGCAGGCCGTGGGTAAAACATTATTGTTGCTCGATCCCACGTAGAGCATCCCGAAGCGTTTCTGCTGTGGCGGACATGCGGGCGGCGCTGCCGCTGGGACATCGCAGCGCTCCTCGAAGTAGTGGACAATGCGCTGCAGCACATACTTAAAGATCTTATCCCTGGAGATTTCGCCATTCAAAAAGGTAATTTCCTTGCAGTCCCGATACTCGCTAAAGTTTTTCTCGTAGTgcggccacacacacagctcaAAGTAGCCGGTAACGTCCGGCGGATCATAGGTGCGCTTCCTGCGCCGCTCGAAGCACTTTTCATACGGCAAATGAAAGTGGTACTTGATATTGCAGAGAGCCAGCAGCTCCGGCTGGTTGAATATCATGAAGCCCTCGACCAGCAGAAAGTTGATCTTCTTATCCCTCAGCTGAGCAGCGAATTGGGCATTCAATCGCATGATGTGGGCcgcatgctgctgctgctgttggagctgctgctgctgttgctgttgttgctggtggatCTGTGGATGGTgatgctggcgctgctgctgctgctgaggcaCATACTGATAGGCCCCGTTAACGGCTCCGCCCTGCTTGTAGTAGTTCGCATTGTAGTGGTGCTGGTGATACTGCTGCTGGAATTGCAGGGCATAATGCTCGAAATTTGCATAGGTGACCAACTGCTCGGCTGGCTCGGGAGCCAGGTGCCGTCCCTTGATGATCTGGGCTATGTCATTCAACATCCTGCTCATGTCCAGCGAGGTTAGGAGCTCAAAGTTGATCACCTTCAGTGCCTCGTTGCGCGTGTGTCGCCTGTCCTCCACCGGCAGAAAATAGTCGTCCTGGGAGATTAGCTGCACATCTCCAATGGTGTAGGGGGAGTTCCACAGCGGTGCACCGCTCAGGCCCTTGAAGTACTCGTGCAGGCTGTGGGCCAGGGTCGTCTTGCCGCCGCAAGTGACACCCGAAATGCCGATGACCAGCCACTGAGGCATCTTGTTGCCGACTGACTCTGGGATTCCTTTCCTGTTTTCAGCTTAATCGTAGCCGTTTGCTTCAAGTGATAACCTTTCCGATTCAGATCACTGTTGCATGTGCTGCCTTAATCGCGCTTCACCTTTAGGCTCCAAATGTGGTAGAAGGAGAATGCGGCAATGCCGCCGATGAAGATGACCCCGAATATAGTAGGCACTATAAATGCGTACCTCAGCGGCGGAAAAAACAGCCGTATGGGATTGCCTGTCGacatagagagaaagagagagagagacaaagagagaaagagagagagggagaataaAAGAGAGGAGTGGGATGAATGCGTGTTAGAAGAGTGACCTTGAAAAGGGCTAAAACCCTAAGGGAGCGTCATTCACATTTCAGGTAACAGTTTAAATAATTTACGCATTAGCATCTACTATGCatgcacatatacatataaacataTCTGCTGTTACATACATTCTATATGCATACATGTTTGTATTGTGGAATATATAGCAT
The sequence above is a segment of the Drosophila pseudoobscura strain MV-25-SWS-2005 chromosome X, UCI_Dpse_MV25, whole genome shotgun sequence genome. Coding sequences within it:
- the Strip gene encoding striatin-interacting protein 1 homolog isoform X1, which gives rise to MPRGHSSNQPMNNSRAGTGSADILSFVALLKNFQQGRPSIPLDTHDVDANCDGPDLDFVYSDVDSYQNEIAELYSYTEYCEFQSNVKAFEDQMELYDLPPNWQKQDSPSQRSIVMKLIDQLEVSNRTLRMQAARCILYLAQGCWAEVQSDEEQHQNTRDNVIVLYDLGVFSSFIDLLNMEIESACSPDIVAVKITNVTLVDSTDIRVILSVLYIITETIRDEREKASEDYKDLAESFVQEINSPLTDGELLAVKLLGMITRFCSGAAPQFPMKKVVLLLWKVSLLGLGGMDVLKNLKNEYRLKVGLDPIKEDTLEVTKCMRASSPPATATDILENQYPKRSFNRRSLMKQRFLDEPEQIDMEMSGNEGSGNANNASGNNGGSNGEEELLQYYRPFDDPSSSASNTATANPNNQPSLTAPLPAVPPVQITARLPWTPKVRQKDIDQFLDISRNKFIGYSLIGDHESLAGLPQPIHEGFKTLQRHMYMSLADMQIKKEEDIARNPISTHEDEIKLTPAEILYQAILPNLPQYMIALLKVLLAASPTSKSKTESINIMADVLPKKMPLTATQSTKLTVDMGRHKEIIVKAVSAIILLYLKHFKINHVYQFEFMSQHLVFANCIPLVLKFFNQTITEYVNTKNNIPLLDFPSCVIGEQPDLSGDSFVYGADMSDKPYSWRNVFSCINLLRILNKLIKWKHSRVMMLVVFKSAPILKKTLKVRHAMMQLYVLKLLKMQTKYLGRQWRKSNMKTMSAIYSKVRHRLNDDWAFGNDLESRPWDFQAEECTLRACVDRFNLRRYPEATQKCGAGGGSGNNGGGGTAAQNAENSQQSNMNAGNGYGGNNGGADSNGYGGNNGGGGNNSGNNQQQQQLNDYGVEGGFPSDEILTHSDFAFFGHSGWWDRKVELTDYFKANYAVWLEEEVYNSQIDWDAL
- the Strip gene encoding striatin-interacting protein 1 homolog isoform X2, whose amino-acid sequence is MPRGHSSNQPMNNSRAGTGSADILSFVALLKNFQQGRPSIPLDTHDVDANCDGPDLDFVYSDVDSYQNEIAELYSYTEYCEFQSNVKAFEDQMELYDLPPNWQKQDSPSQRSIVMKLIDQLEVSNRTLRMQAARCILYLAQGCWAEVQSDEEQHQNTRDNVIVLYDLGVFSSFIDLLNMEIESACSPDIVAVKITNVTLVDSTDIRVILSVLYIITETIRDEREKASEDYKDLAESFVQEINSPLTDGELLAVKLLGMITRFCSGAAPQFPMKKVVLLLWKVSLLGLGGMDVLKNLKNEYRLKVGLDPIKEDTLEVTKCMRASSPPATATDILENQYPKRSFKRSLMKQRFLDEPEQIDMEMSGNEGSGNANNASGNNGGSNGEEELLQYYRPFDDPSSSASNTATANPNNQPSLTAPLPAVPPVQITARLPWTPKVRQKDIDQFLDISRNKFIGYSLIGDHESLAGLPQPIHEGFKTLQRHMYMSLADMQIKKEEDIARNPISTHEDEIKLTPAEILYQAILPNLPQYMIALLKVLLAASPTSKSKTESINIMADVLPKKMPLTATQSTKLTVDMGRHKEIIVKAVSAIILLYLKHFKINHVYQFEFMSQHLVFANCIPLVLKFFNQTITEYVNTKNNIPLLDFPSCVIGEQPDLSGDSFVYGADMSDKPYSWRNVFSCINLLRILNKLIKWKHSRVMMLVVFKSAPILKKTLKVRHAMMQLYVLKLLKMQTKYLGRQWRKSNMKTMSAIYSKVRHRLNDDWAFGNDLESRPWDFQAEECTLRACVDRFNLRRYPEATQKCGAGGGSGNNGGGGTAAQNAENSQQSNMNAGNGYGGNNGGADSNGYGGNNGGGGNNSGNNQQQQQLNDYGVEGGFPSDEILTHSDFAFFGHSGWWDRKVELTDYFKANYAVWLEEEVYNSQIDWDAL
- the Strip gene encoding striatin-interacting protein 1 homolog isoform X3, whose translation is MPRGHSSNQPMNNSRAGTGSADILSFVALLKNFQQGRPSIPLDTHDVDANCDGPDLDFVYSDVDSYQNEIAELYSYTEYCEFQSNVKAFEDQMELYDLPPNWQKQDSPSQRSIVMKLIDQLEVSNRTLRMQAARCILYLAQGCWAEVQSDEEQHQNTRDNVIVLYDLGVFSSFIDLLNMEIESACSPDIVAVKITNVTLVDSTDIRVILSVLYIITETIRDEREKASEDYKDLAESFVQEINSPLTDGELLAVKLLGMITRFCSGAAPQFPMKKVVLLLWKVSLLGLGGMDVLKNLKNEYRLKVGLDPIKEDTLEVTKCMRASSPPATATDILENQYPKRSFNRRSLMKQRFLDEPEQIDMEMSGNEGSGNANNASGNNGGSNASNTATANPNNQPSLTAPLPAVPPVQITARLPWTPKVRQKDIDQFLDISRNKFIGYSLIGDHESLAGLPQPIHEGFKTLQRHMYMSLADMQIKKEEDIARNPISTHEDEIKLTPAEILYQAILPNLPQYMIALLKVLLAASPTSKSKTESINIMADVLPKKMPLTATQSTKLTVDMGRHKEIIVKAVSAIILLYLKHFKINHVYQFEFMSQHLVFANCIPLVLKFFNQTITEYVNTKNNIPLLDFPSCVIGEQPDLSGDSFVYGADMSDKPYSWRNVFSCINLLRILNKLIKWKHSRVMMLVVFKSAPILKKTLKVRHAMMQLYVLKLLKMQTKYLGRQWRKSNMKTMSAIYSKVRHRLNDDWAFGNDLESRPWDFQAEECTLRACVDRFNLRRYPEATQKCGAGGGSGNNGGGGTAAQNAENSQQSNMNAGNGYGGNNGGADSNGYGGNNGGGGNNSGNNQQQQQLNDYGVEGGFPSDEILTHSDFAFFGHSGWWDRKVELTDYFKANYAVWLEEEVYNSQIDWDAL
- the Strip gene encoding striatin-interacting protein 1 homolog isoform X4 is translated as MPRGHSSNQPMNNSRAGTGSADILSFVALLKNFQQGRPSIPLDTHDVDANCDGPDLDFVYSDVDSYQNEIAELYSYTEYCEFQSNVKAFEDQMELYDLPPNWQKQDSPSQRSIVMKLIDQLEVSNRTLRMQAARCILYLAQGCWAEVQSDEEQHQNTRDNVIVLYDLGVFSSFIDLLNMEIESACSPDIVAVKITNVTLVDSTDIRVILSVLYIITETIRDEREKASEDYKDLAESFVQEINSPLTDGELLAVKLLGMITRFCSGAAPQFPMKKVVLLLWKVSLLGLGGMDVLKNLKNEYRLKVGLDPIKEDTLEVTKCMRASSPPATATDILENQYPKRSFKRSLMKQRFLDEPEQIDMEMSGNEGSGNANNASGNNGGSNASNTATANPNNQPSLTAPLPAVPPVQITARLPWTPKVRQKDIDQFLDISRNKFIGYSLIGDHESLAGLPQPIHEGFKTLQRHMYMSLADMQIKKEEDIARNPISTHEDEIKLTPAEILYQAILPNLPQYMIALLKVLLAASPTSKSKTESINIMADVLPKKMPLTATQSTKLTVDMGRHKEIIVKAVSAIILLYLKHFKINHVYQFEFMSQHLVFANCIPLVLKFFNQTITEYVNTKNNIPLLDFPSCVIGEQPDLSGDSFVYGADMSDKPYSWRNVFSCINLLRILNKLIKWKHSRVMMLVVFKSAPILKKTLKVRHAMMQLYVLKLLKMQTKYLGRQWRKSNMKTMSAIYSKVRHRLNDDWAFGNDLESRPWDFQAEECTLRACVDRFNLRRYPEATQKCGAGGGSGNNGGGGTAAQNAENSQQSNMNAGNGYGGNNGGADSNGYGGNNGGGGNNSGNNQQQQQLNDYGVEGGFPSDEILTHSDFAFFGHSGWWDRKVELTDYFKANYAVWLEEEVYNSQIDWDAL
- the Strip gene encoding striatin-interacting protein 1 homolog isoform X6 translates to MPRGHSSNQPMNNSRAGTGSADILSFVALLKNFQQGRPSIPLDTHDVDANCDGPDLDFVYSDVDSYQNEIAELYSYTEYCEFQSNVKAFEDQMELYDLPPNWQKQDSPSQRSIVMKLIDQLEVSNRTLRMQAARCILYLAQGCWAEVQSDEEQHQNTRDNVIVLYDLGVFSSFIDLLNMEIESACSPDIVAVKITNVTLVDSTDIRVILSVLYIITETIRDEREKASEDYKDLAESFVQEINSPLTDGELLAVKLLGMITRFCSGAAPQFPMKKVVLLLWKVSLLGLGGMDVLKNLKNEYRLKVGLDPIKEDTLEVTKCMRASSPPATATDILENQYPKRSFKRSLMKQRFLDEPEQIDMEMSGNEGSGNANNASGNNGGSNVPPVQITARLPWTPKVRQKDIDQFLDISRNKFIGYSLIGDHESLAGLPQPIHEGFKTLQRHMYMSLADMQIKKEEDIARNPISTHEDEIKLTPAEILYQAILPNLPQYMIALLKVLLAASPTSKSKTESINIMADVLPKKMPLTATQSTKLTVDMGRHKEIIVKAVSAIILLYLKHFKINHVYQFEFMSQHLVFANCIPLVLKFFNQTITEYVNTKNNIPLLDFPSCVIGEQPDLSGDSFVYGADMSDKPYSWRNVFSCINLLRILNKLIKWKHSRVMMLVVFKSAPILKKTLKVRHAMMQLYVLKLLKMQTKYLGRQWRKSNMKTMSAIYSKVRHRLNDDWAFGNDLESRPWDFQAEECTLRACVDRFNLRRYPEATQKCGAGGGSGNNGGGGTAAQNAENSQQSNMNAGNGYGGNNGGADSNGYGGNNGGGGNNSGNNQQQQQLNDYGVEGGFPSDEILTHSDFAFFGHSGWWDRKVELTDYFKANYAVWLEEEVYNSQIDWDAL
- the Strip gene encoding striatin-interacting protein 1 homolog isoform X5, with product MPRGHSSNQPMNNSRAGTGSADILSFVALLKNFQQGRPSIPLDTHDVDANCDGPDLDFVYSDVDSYQNEIAELYSYTEYCEFQSNVKAFEDQMELYDLPPNWQKQDSPSQRSIVMKLIDQLEVSNRTLRMQAARCILYLAQGCWAEVQSDEEQHQNTRDNVIVLYDLGVFSSFIDLLNMEIESACSPDIVAVKITNVTLVDSTDIRVILSVLYIITETIRDEREKASEDYKDLAESFVQEINSPLTDGELLAVKLLGMITRFCSGAAPQFPMKKVVLLLWKVSLLGLGGMDVLKNLKNEYRLKVGLDPIKEDTLEVTKCMRASSPPATATDILENQYPKRSFNRRSLMKQRFLDEPEQIDMEMSGNEGSGNANNASGNNGGSNVPPVQITARLPWTPKVRQKDIDQFLDISRNKFIGYSLIGDHESLAGLPQPIHEGFKTLQRHMYMSLADMQIKKEEDIARNPISTHEDEIKLTPAEILYQAILPNLPQYMIALLKVLLAASPTSKSKTESINIMADVLPKKMPLTATQSTKLTVDMGRHKEIIVKAVSAIILLYLKHFKINHVYQFEFMSQHLVFANCIPLVLKFFNQTITEYVNTKNNIPLLDFPSCVIGEQPDLSGDSFVYGADMSDKPYSWRNVFSCINLLRILNKLIKWKHSRVMMLVVFKSAPILKKTLKVRHAMMQLYVLKLLKMQTKYLGRQWRKSNMKTMSAIYSKVRHRLNDDWAFGNDLESRPWDFQAEECTLRACVDRFNLRRYPEATQKCGAGGGSGNNGGGGTAAQNAENSQQSNMNAGNGYGGNNGGADSNGYGGNNGGGGNNSGNNQQQQQLNDYGVEGGFPSDEILTHSDFAFFGHSGWWDRKVELTDYFKANYAVWLEEEVYNSQIDWDAL
- the LOC4812505 gene encoding SWI/SNF chromatin-remodeling complex subunit SNF5; translation: MPQWLVIGISGVTCGGKTTLAHSLHEYFKGLSGAPLWNSPYTIGDVQLISQDDYFLPVEDRRHTRNEALKVINFELLTSLDMSRMLNDIAQIIKGRHLAPEPAEQLVTYANFEHYALQFQQQYHQHHYNANYYKQGGAVNGAYQYVPQQQQQRQHHHPQIHQQQQQQQQQLQQQQQHAAHIMRLNAQFAAQLRDKKINFLLVEGFMIFNQPELLALCNIKYHFHLPYEKCFERRRKRTYDPPDVTGYFELCVWPHYEKNFSEYRDCKEITFLNGEISRDKIFKYVLQRIVHYFEERCDVPAAAPPACPPQQKRFGMLYVGSSNNNVLPTACPMEQ
- the Dpm2 gene encoding dolichol-phosphate mannose synthase subunit 2 yields the protein MASNAQLGKIILITAIAVFFYYFFWVAVLPFMLIDEGNPIRLFFPPLRYAFIVPTIFGVIFIGGIAAFSFYHIWSLKVKRD